In a genomic window of Streptomyces roseoviridis:
- a CDS encoding phytase — protein MPQSRTRRSGVLAAAVGSVLAVLSPWQAQAAQLSDLPAVTARAETAALYDDEDGGNADADDPAIWRNAADPGRSLVVATAKEGGLRVYDLDAREVQSIAAPAGPGADDAPGRFNNVDLVHGLRLSTGRADLAVTSDRGNDRLRFYRIDRDRPGGPLRDVTDPAVAPVFSADQAEVNEQRTAYGLATWTDRSTGRSYALVSRRETTRVALLEILPTASGTVTYRTVRTLDLPSSFRLPNGTSWSPCAEPGELPQVEGMVVDPANGTLYAGQEDVGIWRLRADLTGTPVLVDKVREYGVPGTYDEETEECAPGADPGFGGDRLTADVEGLTLVHEPDGDGYLLASSQGDDTFAAYDREIGDDNEYEGGFRVTAADAVLDGSEECDGAAALNAPLGSRYPNGLLVVQDGHANPEDGERDATGFKFVDLGEVLGALDD, from the coding sequence GTGCCCCAGTCCCGTACGCGGAGGTCGGGCGTCCTCGCCGCGGCTGTCGGTTCGGTGCTCGCCGTGCTGTCGCCGTGGCAGGCGCAGGCCGCGCAGCTGAGCGACCTGCCCGCCGTCACGGCCCGCGCGGAGACGGCCGCCCTGTACGACGACGAGGACGGCGGCAACGCCGACGCCGACGACCCGGCGATCTGGCGCAACGCCGCCGACCCGGGCCGCAGCCTCGTCGTCGCCACCGCCAAGGAGGGCGGGCTGCGCGTGTACGACCTCGACGCGCGCGAGGTCCAGTCGATCGCCGCCCCGGCCGGGCCCGGCGCCGACGACGCCCCGGGCCGGTTCAACAACGTCGACCTGGTGCACGGGCTGCGGCTCTCCACCGGCCGCGCGGACCTCGCCGTGACCAGCGACCGCGGCAACGACCGGCTCCGCTTCTACCGCATCGACCGGGACCGTCCCGGCGGCCCGCTCAGGGACGTGACGGACCCGGCCGTCGCCCCGGTCTTCTCGGCCGACCAGGCGGAGGTGAACGAGCAGCGGACCGCGTACGGCCTCGCCACCTGGACCGACCGGTCCACCGGCCGCTCCTACGCGCTCGTCAGCCGTCGCGAGACGACCCGCGTCGCGCTCCTGGAGATCCTGCCGACGGCCTCCGGCACCGTCACCTACCGCACGGTCCGCACGCTCGACCTGCCCTCCTCCTTCCGGCTCCCGAACGGCACCTCCTGGTCCCCGTGCGCCGAGCCGGGCGAGCTGCCCCAGGTCGAGGGCATGGTGGTCGACCCGGCGAACGGCACCCTCTACGCCGGCCAGGAGGACGTCGGCATCTGGCGCCTGCGGGCCGACCTGACCGGCACCCCGGTCCTGGTCGACAAGGTCCGCGAGTACGGCGTGCCCGGCACGTACGACGAGGAGACCGAGGAGTGCGCCCCGGGCGCGGACCCCGGCTTCGGCGGTGACCGGCTGACCGCCGACGTCGAGGGGCTGACCCTGGTCCACGAGCCGGACGGCGACGGCTATCTGCTCGCCTCCAGCCAGGGCGACGACACCTTCGCCGCGTACGACCGCGAGATCGGCGACGACAACGAGTACGAGGGCGGCTTCCGCGTGACGGCCGCCGACGCCGTCCTCGACGGCTCGGAGGAGTGCGACGGGGCCGCGGCCCTCAACGCCCCGCTCGGCAGCCGTTACCCGAACGGGCTGCTGGTCGTCCAGGACGGTCACGCCAACCCGGAGGACGGCGAACGCGACGCCACCGGCTTCAAGTTCGTCGACCTCGGCGAGGTCCTCGGCGCCCTCGACGACTGA
- a CDS encoding DEAD/DEAH box helicase — translation MSRRPQNSNRRSSSSSRPASPPREFRIPETTTPALPPVADFGALDMPVALTKTLAAQGVTVPFPIQAATLPNALAGRDVLGRGRTGSGKTLAFGLALLARTAGLRAEPKAPLGLVLVPTRELAQQVADSLAPYATAVNLRLASVVGGLSVTKQAATLRRGTDVLVATPGRLNDLVARGDCLLGDVRVTVLDEADQMADLGFLPQITQVMRQVPADGQRLLFSATLDATVDKLVQRFLTDPVVHSVDPNAGAVADMEHHLLHVPDETDKKAVTARIAARDGRVILFLDTKRAADRLAKRLLSVGVRAAALHGDRSQSQRTRTLEQFRDGRVTALVATNVAARGIHVDDLDLVVNVDPPTDPKDYLHRGGRTARAGSSGSVVTLVLPDEKRDVSRLMTDAGIRPHTTRVTSSAPELSAITGAREPSGVPVVLEVPQQPQPKASSSRPARRKGAAGGADAGAGGQGKPASRRRRTGAGRPAAAGTETRERAGQGSQHGQRTQAAQSGGQRTQSGQRTQGGQRAQGGQRAQGARAGRSGRRGGTS, via the coding sequence ATGTCCCGCAGGCCCCAGAATTCGAACCGGCGCTCGTCATCGTCCTCGCGCCCCGCGTCACCGCCGAGGGAGTTCCGCATTCCCGAGACCACGACGCCCGCGCTTCCGCCCGTCGCCGACTTCGGCGCGCTCGACATGCCGGTGGCGCTGACGAAGACCCTGGCGGCGCAGGGCGTGACCGTCCCGTTCCCCATCCAGGCCGCCACCCTGCCCAACGCGCTCGCCGGCCGTGACGTGCTCGGCCGCGGGCGCACCGGCTCGGGCAAGACGCTCGCGTTCGGTCTGGCGCTGCTGGCCCGCACGGCGGGGCTGCGCGCGGAGCCGAAGGCTCCCCTCGGCCTGGTCCTGGTGCCCACGCGGGAACTCGCGCAGCAGGTGGCGGACTCGCTGGCCCCGTACGCGACCGCGGTGAACCTGCGGCTCGCCAGTGTCGTCGGCGGTCTCTCGGTGACCAAGCAGGCGGCGACCCTGCGTCGCGGCACGGACGTGCTCGTGGCCACGCCCGGCCGGCTCAACGACCTGGTGGCCCGTGGTGACTGTCTGCTCGGCGACGTGCGGGTCACGGTGCTCGACGAGGCCGACCAGATGGCCGACCTCGGCTTCCTGCCGCAGATCACCCAGGTCATGCGGCAGGTGCCGGCCGACGGACAGCGTCTGCTGTTCTCGGCCACCCTGGACGCCACCGTCGACAAGCTGGTGCAGCGCTTCCTGACCGACCCCGTCGTGCACTCGGTGGACCCGAACGCGGGTGCGGTCGCGGACATGGAGCACCATCTGCTCCACGTCCCGGACGAGACCGACAAGAAGGCCGTGACCGCGCGGATCGCCGCGCGTGACGGCCGGGTGATCCTCTTCCTCGACACCAAGCGGGCGGCGGACCGGCTCGCCAAGCGGCTGCTGTCCGTCGGCGTCCGCGCGGCCGCGCTGCACGGCGACCGTTCCCAGTCGCAGCGGACCAGGACCCTGGAGCAGTTCCGGGACGGCCGCGTCACCGCGCTGGTGGCGACGAACGTCGCGGCCCGTGGCATACACGTCGACGACCTCGACCTGGTCGTGAACGTCGACCCGCCGACCGACCCCAAGGACTACCTCCACCGGGGTGGCCGCACGGCCCGGGCCGGCAGCTCGGGCAGTGTGGTGACGCTGGTGCTGCCCGACGAGAAGCGGGACGTCAGCCGGCTGATGACGGACGCCGGCATCCGGCCGCACACCACCCGGGTCACCTCCAGCGCCCCGGAGCTGTCCGCGATCACGGGTGCCCGCGAGCCGTCCGGCGTGCCGGTCGTCCTGGAGGTCCCGCAGCAGCCCCAGCCGAAGGCGTCCTCGTCCCGCCCCGCGCGCAGGAAGGGTGCCGCGGGCGGCGCCGACGCCGGTGCCGGTGGTCAGGGCAAGCCGGCGAGCCGCCGCCGCAGGACCGGTGCGGGCCGCCCGGCGGCGGCCGGGACCGAGACCCGCGAGCGCGCCGGGCAGGGTTCGCAGCACGGGCAGCGGACCCAGGCCGCTCAGAGCGGCGGTCAGCGTACGCAGAGCGGACAGCGTACGCAGGGCGGGCAGCGCGCCCAGGGTGGACAGCGTGCTCAGGGCGCTCGGGCCGGGCGGAGCGGCCGGCGCGGCGGCACGTCCTAG
- a CDS encoding cold-shock protein produces the protein MAQGTVKWFNAEKGFGFIEQDGGGPDVFAHYSNIATQGFRELQEGQRVTFDVTQGQKGPQAENIVPA, from the coding sequence ATGGCACAGGGAACCGTGAAGTGGTTCAACGCCGAAAAGGGCTTCGGTTTCATCGAGCAGGACGGCGGCGGCCCCGACGTCTTCGCCCACTACTCGAACATCGCCACCCAGGGCTTCCGTGAGCTCCAGGAGGGCCAGCGGGTGACCTTCGACGTCACGCAGGGCCAGAAGGGCCCGCAGGCGGAGAACATCGTCCCCGCCTGA
- a CDS encoding uracil-DNA glycosylase encodes MSSADHDHPERAAAGARTLTGLDARVTRCRACPRLVAWREETARLKRPAFRDWDYWGRPVPGFGPADAALLVTGLAPAAHGGNRTGRMFTGDRAGDLLYATLHELGLASQPTAEHPGDGLELYGVRVTAPVHCAPPDNRPTPAERDTCRPWLTRELRLLRPTVRAVVALGAFGWQATLAALAEAGWEVPRPRPAFGHGARTILSPTPTPAPPGPAPAPPGPTPAPPEPALSTEGGGSAVTLFGCYHVSQRNVFTGRLTPAMLREVLAEAARTAGLPV; translated from the coding sequence ATGTCCAGCGCCGACCACGACCACCCGGAGCGGGCCGCCGCCGGTGCCCGCACGCTCACCGGCCTGGACGCGCGGGTCACGCGCTGCCGGGCCTGCCCGCGCCTGGTGGCGTGGCGCGAGGAGACCGCCCGCCTGAAACGGCCCGCGTTCCGGGACTGGGACTACTGGGGGCGCCCCGTGCCGGGCTTCGGACCCGCCGATGCGGCGCTCCTCGTCACCGGCCTCGCGCCCGCCGCCCACGGCGGGAACCGCACCGGCCGCATGTTCACCGGCGACCGGGCCGGAGACCTGCTGTACGCCACCCTCCACGAGCTCGGCCTGGCCTCCCAGCCGACCGCGGAGCACCCCGGCGACGGGCTCGAACTGTACGGGGTCAGGGTCACCGCGCCCGTGCACTGCGCACCGCCCGACAACCGCCCCACCCCGGCCGAACGGGACACCTGCCGCCCCTGGCTGACCCGTGAACTGCGCCTCCTGCGGCCCACCGTGCGCGCCGTCGTGGCGCTGGGCGCCTTCGGCTGGCAGGCCACCCTGGCGGCCCTGGCGGAAGCGGGCTGGGAGGTCCCCCGGCCGCGCCCGGCGTTCGGCCACGGTGCGCGCACGATCCTGTCGCCGACACCGACACCGGCACCGCCGGGACCGGCACCGGCACCGCCGGGACCGACACCGGCACCGCCGGAACCGGCGCTCTCGACGGAGGGCGGGGGGAGCGCGGTGACCCTTTTCGGCTGTTACCACGTCAGTCAGCGCAACGTGTTCACCGGTCGCCTCACGCCCGCGATGCTGCGTGAGGTCCTCGCCGAGGCGGCCCGGACGGCCGGCCTTCCCGTGTGA
- a CDS encoding ATP-dependent Clp protease proteolytic subunit, which translates to MPSAAQDPSDHHPGGEAGTTSGTATGATAGAGTGAGPGADAGAGPGAGTPVAAEAEAEAVLRRLLRHRILHIAEPITGGTADRITAQLLLLDAEADLPVTLYVNSLGGSLPAGMAIYDTMQHIRSDVITIGLGYCASMAQFLVAAGTPGKRYALPHTRMMLHLPSFVDAVAADSEGTRIDELHYTRSRITDLIALHTGRDAAQVARDFAEDRWLTPAEAEGYGLIDATLTG; encoded by the coding sequence ATGCCTTCTGCCGCCCAGGACCCGAGCGACCACCACCCCGGCGGCGAGGCCGGGACCACGAGCGGAACCGCGACCGGAGCCACTGCGGGAGCCGGCACAGGGGCCGGGCCGGGAGCCGATGCGGGGGCCGGGCCGGGAGCAGGCACGCCGGTGGCCGCCGAGGCCGAGGCCGAGGCCGTGCTCCGGCGGCTGCTGCGCCACCGCATCCTCCACATCGCCGAGCCGATCACCGGCGGGACCGCGGACCGCATCACCGCTCAGCTGCTGCTCCTGGACGCGGAGGCCGACCTCCCCGTCACCCTCTACGTCAATTCGCTCGGCGGTTCGCTGCCCGCCGGGATGGCGATCTACGACACGATGCAGCACATCAGGAGCGACGTCATCACCATCGGGCTCGGTTACTGCGCCTCGATGGCCCAGTTCCTCGTCGCCGCCGGAACGCCGGGCAAGCGCTACGCCCTGCCCCACACCCGCATGATGCTGCACCTGCCGTCCTTCGTCGACGCCGTCGCCGCGGACAGCGAGGGCACGCGGATCGACGAACTGCACTACACCAGGAGCCGGATCACGGACCTGATCGCCCTGCACACCGGCCGGGACGCCGCGCAGGTGGCCCGCGACTTCGCCGAGGACCGCTGGCTCACCCCCGCCGAGGCGGAGGGCTACGGCCTGATCGACGCCACCCTGACCGGCTGA
- a CDS encoding Rieske (2Fe-2S) protein, with product MNTLRSALRTARPTREGPGTVLRAMDRLEKSPRADRLVDAVRAAVRGLPLGPARDALHGRGLGHPAHPVLVQFPIGAWLSAAVLDLLPGQRRAAGLLVGAGLAGAAPAAVAGWADWAELRRPQMRVGLVHAAANLTGVGFYAASLAARCRGRHWRGRMWGFCGLTAVMTGGAIGGHLAYRQAAGANHAEQVPALVPSGWHPVAALADLPPGRPRRAYVGEVPVVAVRVDTGTVRVLAERCSHMAGPLAEGELVDGCLVCPWHGSTFRLEDGWNVTGPATAPQPSFETRVVEGRVEARLRS from the coding sequence ATGAACACCTTGCGATCCGCCCTGCGGACGGCCCGGCCCACGCGCGAGGGGCCCGGCACCGTACTGAGGGCGATGGACCGGCTGGAGAAGTCGCCGCGGGCCGACCGGCTGGTGGACGCCGTGCGTGCCGCCGTACGGGGCCTGCCGCTCGGCCCGGCCCGGGACGCCCTGCACGGGCGCGGGCTCGGCCATCCGGCGCACCCGGTGCTGGTGCAGTTCCCGATCGGCGCGTGGCTGTCCGCCGCCGTCCTCGACCTGCTGCCGGGGCAGCGGCGGGCGGCGGGGCTGCTGGTCGGCGCGGGGCTCGCCGGTGCGGCGCCCGCGGCGGTCGCGGGCTGGGCCGACTGGGCGGAGCTGCGCCGTCCCCAGATGCGCGTGGGCCTGGTGCACGCGGCGGCGAACCTCACCGGTGTCGGCTTCTACGCCGCCTCCCTGGCCGCCCGCTGCCGGGGACGCCACTGGCGCGGCCGGATGTGGGGCTTCTGCGGGCTCACCGCGGTCATGACCGGCGGCGCGATCGGCGGCCACCTGGCGTACCGGCAGGCGGCCGGCGCCAACCACGCCGAGCAGGTCCCGGCGCTCGTGCCGTCCGGTTGGCACCCCGTCGCGGCCCTCGCCGACCTGCCCCCGGGCCGGCCGAGGCGGGCGTACGTGGGCGAGGTACCGGTGGTCGCCGTGCGCGTGGACACCGGAACGGTACGTGTGCTGGCGGAGCGGTGCAGCCACATGGCCGGGCCGCTCGCGGAGGGCGAGCTCGTGGACGGCTGCCTGGTCTGCCCCTGGCACGGGAGCACCTTCCGCCTGGAGGACGGCTGGAACGTGACGGGCCCGGCCACCGCTCCCCAGCCCTCGTTCGAGACGCGCGTCGTCGAGGGCCGCGTCGAGGCCCGGCTCCGGTCCTGA
- a CDS encoding YciI family protein gives MAKYLLLKHYRGAPAPVNDVPMDRWTPEEISAHMRYMSDFAARLEKTGEYVDGQALAPEGTWVRFDGEGRPPVTDGPFAETKDLIAGWMVIDVDSYERAVELAGELSAAPGAGGKPIHEWLEVRPFLAASPSTTDCH, from the coding sequence ATGGCCAAGTACCTGCTGCTCAAGCACTACCGCGGCGCCCCGGCACCGGTCAACGACGTGCCCATGGACCGGTGGACGCCAGAGGAGATCTCCGCGCACATGCGGTACATGAGCGACTTCGCGGCACGGCTGGAGAAGACCGGCGAGTACGTCGACGGCCAGGCGCTCGCCCCCGAAGGAACCTGGGTCCGGTTCGACGGGGAGGGCCGCCCGCCGGTCACCGACGGGCCGTTCGCCGAGACCAAGGACCTCATCGCCGGTTGGATGGTGATCGACGTCGACAGCTACGAACGCGCCGTCGAGCTGGCCGGTGAACTGTCCGCCGCCCCCGGGGCGGGCGGCAAGCCGATCCACGAGTGGCTGGAGGTGCGCCCGTTCCTGGCCGCGTCGCCCTCCACCACGGACTGCCACTGA
- a CDS encoding RNA polymerase sigma factor translates to MDEALLRSLTPGVLAVLVRRGADFAAAEDAVQDALVEAIRVWPAEQPRDPKGWLITVAWRRFLDQARSDAARRRREELVEEEPAPGPVTSADDTLRLYFLCAHPSLSPSSAVALTLRAVGGLTTRQIARAYLVPEATMAQRISRAKRTVSGVRLDRPGDVSTVLRVLYLVFNEGYSGDVDLAAEAIRITRQLAAVIDHPEVSGLLALMLLHHARRASRTAPDGSLVPLAEQDRSRWDTASIAEGVEILQAALGRDRLGEYQAQAAVAALHADARTAEETDWVQIVEWYDELARLTDSPVVRLNRAVAVGEADGPHAGLAALAALDDRLPRHTAVAAYLHERAGDLSTAARLYAEAALKAPDLAERDHLTRRAARLNQRLAGGAGS, encoded by the coding sequence ATGGACGAGGCCCTCCTGCGGAGCCTCACACCCGGTGTGCTCGCCGTCCTCGTCCGCCGCGGAGCCGACTTCGCGGCGGCCGAGGACGCCGTGCAGGACGCCCTGGTGGAGGCGATCCGGGTCTGGCCGGCCGAGCAGCCGCGCGACCCGAAGGGCTGGCTGATCACCGTGGCCTGGCGCCGGTTCCTCGACCAGGCCCGGTCGGACGCCGCCCGCCGCCGGCGGGAGGAGCTCGTCGAGGAGGAGCCGGCGCCCGGGCCGGTGACGTCGGCCGACGACACGCTCCGGCTGTACTTCCTGTGTGCCCACCCGTCGCTGAGCCCGTCGTCCGCGGTCGCGCTCACCCTGCGCGCGGTCGGCGGGCTGACCACCCGGCAGATCGCCCGCGCCTACCTCGTGCCCGAGGCGACCATGGCCCAGCGGATCAGCCGGGCCAAGCGGACCGTCTCCGGCGTGCGCCTCGACCGCCCCGGTGACGTCTCCACCGTGCTGCGGGTGCTCTACCTGGTCTTCAACGAGGGCTATTCCGGCGACGTCGACCTCGCCGCCGAGGCCATCCGGATCACCCGGCAGCTCGCCGCGGTGATCGACCACCCGGAGGTGTCCGGGCTGCTGGCCCTGATGCTGCTCCACCACGCCCGGCGGGCCTCCCGCACCGCCCCCGACGGCAGCCTCGTCCCCCTCGCCGAGCAGGACCGGAGCCGCTGGGACACCGCGTCGATCGCCGAGGGCGTGGAGATCCTCCAGGCCGCCCTCGGCCGCGACCGGCTGGGGGAGTACCAGGCGCAGGCGGCCGTCGCGGCGCTGCACGCCGACGCCCGCACGGCCGAGGAGACCGACTGGGTGCAGATCGTGGAGTGGTACGACGAGCTGGCGCGGCTCACCGACAGCCCGGTCGTACGGCTCAACCGGGCGGTGGCCGTCGGCGAGGCCGACGGACCGCACGCGGGCCTGGCCGCGCTCGCGGCCCTCGACGACCGACTGCCCCGCCACACCGCGGTGGCGGCGTACCTCCACGAACGCGCGGGCGACCTCTCGACCGCGGCCCGGCTGTACGCCGAGGCGGCCCTCAAGGCCCCCGACCTCGCCGAACGCGATCACCTGACGCGCCGGGCCGCCCGGCTCAACCAGCGGCTCGCCGGCGGCGCCGGCTCGTGA
- a CDS encoding ATP-binding protein, whose protein sequence is MGGAVRRHCDIHGPHAAAQARREVHRLTQEALLAGDRVSPAEEDDAMIVVSELVTNAVRHAGGTCSLDLALRADGIDIDVSDGSPETPRPREPALLGEGGYGWGIVARLARDLSVRGGAHGKTIHAHVDPPR, encoded by the coding sequence ATGGGGGGCGCTGTACGACGCCACTGCGACATCCACGGTCCGCACGCGGCGGCGCAGGCCCGGCGGGAGGTGCACCGCCTGACACAGGAGGCGCTGCTCGCCGGGGACCGGGTCAGCCCGGCCGAGGAGGACGACGCCATGATCGTGGTGAGCGAACTCGTGACCAACGCCGTACGGCACGCGGGCGGCACCTGCTCGCTGGACCTGGCGCTGCGGGCGGACGGCATCGACATCGACGTCAGCGACGGCAGCCCCGAGACGCCCCGGCCCCGGGAGCCCGCCCTGCTGGGGGAGGGCGGATACGGCTGGGGCATCGTCGCCCGGCTCGCCCGGGACCTGTCCGTACGGGGCGGCGCGCACGGCAAGACGATCCACGCCCACGTCGATCCGCCCCGCTGA
- a CDS encoding STAS domain-containing protein yields the protein MPTTDPESTWDDGIPPVFLAPGRRTYRTADGSARVQHEVVGPAGTWLLCAAGEFDSDSVGALHEALGDARRAGAERILLDLSRVTFGDSVFLHELLKAHDGPGRLVLVGPLTGQVRRLFELTGTLRLFRLALDRGSAGLG from the coding sequence ATGCCCACGACCGACCCCGAGTCCACCTGGGACGACGGCATCCCGCCTGTCTTCCTGGCCCCCGGCCGGCGGACCTACCGGACGGCGGACGGAAGCGCCCGCGTCCAGCACGAGGTCGTCGGCCCCGCGGGGACGTGGCTGCTGTGCGCGGCCGGAGAGTTCGACAGCGACTCCGTCGGTGCCCTGCACGAGGCGCTCGGCGACGCCCGGCGCGCCGGGGCGGAGCGGATCCTGCTCGACCTCTCACGGGTCACCTTCGGCGACTCCGTCTTCCTCCACGAGCTGCTCAAGGCCCACGACGGGCCGGGCCGGCTCGTCCTCGTCGGCCCGCTCACCGGCCAGGTCCGGCGTCTGTTCGAACTCACCGGCACCCTCCGCCTCTTCCGCCTCGCCCTCGACCGCGGGAGCGCGGGGCTCGGGTGA
- a CDS encoding DUF397 domain-containing protein, translating to MDKRPLYEQNLTRAVWWRSRHSREQGLGCVEVTRLGGGAVALRDSEFPERGDLRFTAAEWAAFCAGVRAGEFDVDAAAVARS from the coding sequence ATGGACAAGCGACCGCTGTACGAGCAGAACCTCACCCGGGCCGTGTGGTGGCGGAGCCGCCACAGCCGCGAGCAGGGGCTGGGGTGCGTCGAGGTGACCCGGCTGGGCGGCGGTGCCGTCGCCCTGCGCGACTCCGAGTTCCCGGAGCGCGGTGATCTGCGCTTCACGGCCGCCGAGTGGGCCGCCTTCTGCGCGGGTGTGCGGGCCGGCGAGTTCGACGTGGACGCGGCCGCGGTCGCGCGAAGCTGA
- a CDS encoding DUF4383 domain-containing protein, producing the protein MMTRSRPAAGSASPLRTAALLVGVVFLVVGVLGFIPGVTTDYDAMKFAEHDSGAELFGVFQVSVLHNIVHLLFGIAGIAMSRSAPTARTFLVGGGLIYLVLWLYGLLIDLDSDANFVPVNSPDNWLHFVLGLAMLLMGLLLARPRRVRG; encoded by the coding sequence ATGATGACTCGGAGTCGCCCGGCCGCCGGATCGGCGTCGCCGCTGCGTACGGCCGCGCTCCTGGTGGGCGTCGTGTTCCTGGTGGTCGGCGTCCTGGGCTTCATCCCGGGCGTGACCACCGACTACGACGCGATGAAGTTCGCCGAGCACGATTCGGGCGCCGAGCTGTTCGGCGTCTTCCAGGTGTCCGTCCTGCACAACATCGTGCACCTGCTGTTCGGCATCGCGGGCATCGCCATGTCCCGGAGCGCCCCGACAGCGCGGACCTTCCTGGTCGGCGGCGGGCTGATCTACCTGGTCCTGTGGCTGTACGGCCTGCTGATCGACCTCGACAGCGACGCCAACTTCGTGCCGGTCAACAGCCCCGACAACTGGCTGCACTTCGTCCTGGGTCTGGCCATGCTGCTGATGGGACTGCTGCTCGCCCGTCCCCGCCGCGTGCGCGGATGA
- a CDS encoding DUF4097 family beta strand repeat-containing protein, whose amino-acid sequence MPTFDTPEAISATARVEAGSIQFVAGDRTDTVVEVHPRNPKKDLDVRTAGQTEVSYAGGLLTIRTPKTSLFGRTGVVDVTVELPAGSRIELTGAWTQVLGEGPLGEVRVKTSSGDARFDTTGPLHLTASHGSITVDRVEGPAEITTSSGSVRVGLLDGPAVLKNSHGTTTVGAVTGELRVSGAHGDIEIGRAEDSVTATTAHGALRLGEVASGNVQLETSYGAIEVGVRQGTAAWLDVSAGTGQVRNGLDATEAPEATEETVRVRARTRHGNIDIRRAKV is encoded by the coding sequence ATGCCTACATTCGACACTCCCGAAGCGATCTCGGCCACGGCACGCGTGGAGGCCGGTTCCATCCAGTTCGTCGCGGGCGACCGCACCGACACCGTCGTCGAGGTGCACCCGCGCAATCCGAAGAAGGACCTGGACGTGCGGACCGCCGGCCAGACCGAGGTCTCGTACGCCGGCGGACTGCTCACCATCAGGACGCCCAAGACCAGCCTGTTCGGCCGTACGGGTGTGGTCGACGTGACGGTCGAACTGCCCGCGGGCTCGCGGATCGAGCTCACCGGCGCCTGGACCCAGGTGCTCGGCGAGGGTCCGCTCGGTGAGGTCCGGGTGAAGACCTCGTCCGGCGACGCCCGTTTCGACACCACCGGCCCCCTGCACCTCACCGCCTCGCACGGCTCGATCACCGTGGACCGGGTCGAGGGCCCGGCCGAGATCACCACCAGCTCCGGCAGCGTGCGCGTCGGTCTCCTCGACGGCCCCGCCGTCCTGAAGAACTCGCACGGCACCACGACCGTCGGCGCCGTCACCGGCGAACTGCGGGTGAGCGGCGCCCACGGCGACATCGAGATCGGCCGCGCCGAGGACTCGGTCACCGCGACCACCGCCCACGGCGCCCTGCGCCTCGGTGAAGTGGCCTCCGGGAACGTCCAGTTGGAGACCAGCTACGGAGCCATCGAGGTCGGCGTCCGCCAGGGCACCGCCGCCTGGCTCGACGTCAGCGCGGGCACCGGACAGGTGCGCAACGGGCTCGATGCCACCGAGGCCCCGGAGGCGACCGAGGAGACCGTACGGGTCCGCGCCCGCACCCGGCACGGCAACATCGACATCCGCCGCGCCAAGGTCTGA